The Odocoileus virginianus isolate 20LAN1187 ecotype Illinois chromosome 24, Ovbor_1.2, whole genome shotgun sequence nucleotide sequence aggactgatctcctttaggatggactggttggatctccttgcagtccaagggactctcaagagtcttctctagcaccacagtgcaaaagcatcaattcttcggccctcagctttcttcacagtccacctctcacatccatacatgaccactggaaaaatcatagccttgactagatggacctttgttggcaaagtaatgtctctgctttttaatatactctctaggttggtcataactttccttccaaggagtaagggtcttttaatttcatggctgcaatcaccatctgcagtgattttggagcccaaaaaatgtATCATTCAGCGGTGTtagtcattatgttgtacattacatccctagtacttaccTTACGCTGAAAATTTGTACTTTTTTATCACCTTCCTCCAATTCCCTTTCTTCCTACCCTCCACTCCTGGCAactacatgtttattttctatgagtttggttttTCCCTAGGTTCTGCACGTGAGATCGTatagtgtttgtgtttctttgacttatttcactgagtatAATGCCTTCagtgtccatccatgttgtcacaaatggtagaatttcctcatttttatggctgaataatattcagttgCTTTTCCatgccttctttatccattcacccattaaGAAAAcctagattcttttccatatgttgactattataaataacgCTGCTATGACATAGGTGTGTAGATATCTTTTTAAGTTAGTATTTTCATATCCTTTGAAAATgtttccagaagtggaattgctgggacatagggtggttctatttttagttttttgagaattcCTCTGTATGGGTTTTGAGATTTTCCTGTGTGGTGACTGGGTCCTCTGTGGAGGAGTGCCATCAGTTCTGTGGAGGTTTCCCCATCTTGCTTGACTGGATGAGGGCACAGGGGTCAGAGGAACTAAGACTTCTGTTGTGGAGAAGAATTCATGCTGAGATAGCTTAAAAGTGAAGTTCTCTatatctcctcttccttctcttgacTTTTTCTTCGATTATGAGGAGGCAGTAGAGGCTGGCTTAGAAGGTAAGCCTGGGCTTCCTGGTCAGCATCCTCCTCAGAGCTGCCTTCACCTCCTGGTTCTTCAGACTGTAGATAAGCGGGTTCAGTAGTGGCGTCACCACACTGTACTGCATGGATAGCACTTGCTCCAGGGCTGAGCCAGAAGCTGGAGTCATGTACCTTGAAGGGAATTGCACAAAGGAATAAAATGAGCTCAGGACAGGGGCCACAATGCTATTGCCAGTCACAGTCCATCCCATCCCAGACTGGTCAAGAGGGTCCTCAGAGCTGAGTCAACTATCATTGGTAGAAGCATCTAGAAATGGCTGTATTATTAGTGAGAAGTCAGTTATTTTTGCCTTAAATGCCTCCATACATGAGTGATATTATGCAAAATGTTAGAGGAGTTTCCAAAGTAAAAGGAAGTTCTTCAGCATATCAAATGGCACAGACTAGAACTAAAGAAAATTTCAGGTATTTCTATATCACTTCACAGTTTTCAACGTGACTTTCCTTAATAGTTATGATGGTAATATGAggattttttccctcttcttttccctATATATGCATGTTCCAATCTTGTGATGATtgttccttacaaaactaaatgcTAGTCCAATAATGATATCATTTTCCTAATATTTATGACTCTGAGAAATACCCCCGAATCACAGCACATTATTTTTCTAATGCTTAGTAGAACAATAATTTGTCCTTTTAAGTACGTTTGTCTTTGGCTTAGAAAATAATCCAAGctatgtaaataaaatgaaagataaatatgTGTTCAGCATGAGATATGAATTCAAAatagtaatattaaaatttttagtgtATGTAAGTGTCACAAGGAGTATTTCCCAAAGaagcattaaattttttttttttttttttgcaattgtgCTGTTTTCATTGGAATGGTCTTTGTGGGTTTTGCATGCTAAGTTAAAAATATactcattttattctcattttttatcttttagtttatTCCTCCAAACATTTCTGTGAAGTGGGTGGGAGTAATTTTATTACACCTTTAtggcaaatgaggaaactgagacaagGAAAGCTGGAGAGATTTGCTCTCAGGCTCAAGTGAACTCTTCTAGATCATTCCTTATTCTTTCCCACTCCTGAGTTCCCTCCAAGTAACAACCAGATGAGGAAAGTATGGAGTAATTTGTGCAAATCCATTTCCAGTTCACTTGGAGAGAGCACAGGTCACTAGTTACTTTGTTTCCTTGGATTTTTAAGGATTCATCAGCTACAGCTGTTTATGCTTGAGAGAAACTTGGTAGAAAAGGGGTTGAGGTTTCAAGTCTGTGAGACTTGGTTTATATTTTGATTGGATTCGTAGCTTGTTCCGACAACTTTGATTAAGTACCAGGTTACTTCTGAAACTCAGATTTCTAATTGGAAAATGAGgttaataatatttcttttgtgatgtaatacatattaaaattgaGCTTACCTGTGCAAAAACTCAACTCTCAGAAAGAAAATCGATGTTTTATAATTCACACATCTAGTCCACAAAAGAGCCATTAATAGGACCCAGGACTTCTGAATTCCAGTACAACTCTTTTCCTGCTACTTTGCAATATTTTGTTCTGTAGTTCAAGATTACCTTAGAGTGAAAAACCAGCATTTACATTCCTGAGTTATAACAATGACATACCTGAAAATTCCTGAACCATAAAAGATGGTGACCACAAGAACATGAGATGAGCAGGTAGAGAAGATCTTGTTCTGACCTGAGACAGAGGTGATCCCCAAGGCTGTCATGATGATATGAGTGTAAGAAACCAACACTAGAACAAAGGTGCCAAGGCCAAGGACCACCATGGTGGTCAGGATGGAGGCAATGCTCATGTAGGGGTCAGAACAGGCCAACAGGAGCACTGGAGGAAACTCACAGGCAAAACTGCGGATGAGGTTGGGGCCACAGAAATCCTGCTGAGCCAGGAGAATGGTGTTAAGTAGGCCAGTCCCCATTCCTATGGCCCAGGAGGCTCCCACCAGGCCAATACATATCTTCTTGTTCATGGTCACCACATACAGCAGCGGGTGGCACACAGCCTGGTACCGGTCATAGGCCATGACTGAAAGGAGGCAGGTCTCAGTGCCCCCTGAAAATATAACCAAGGAGATCTGGGTGAAACACTCAAGGAGGGATATAGTCTTCTGCTTGGAAAGCAGGTTCTCTAGCAACTTAGGCACAATGACTGAGGAATAGAAAGCATCCAGGAAGGAAAGCTGActgaggaagaaatacatgggtGTATGGAGTTGGGAATCAGTCCTGAtcaccagcagcatcagcaggtTCACTGTGAGGATCAGGAGGTAAATCACCAGGAATATTACAAAGAGTACCACCTGGATCTGAGGGTTGTTGGATAGTCCTTGGAGAACAAACACAGTGACTCTGGTTGTGTTGCCAACTTCCATGGAGCATTAGAGAGTTCCTTCAGTGGgacaagaacagaaaataatgttCCAGTGTGCTATGAGTCTCAGAGCATGGCTGGGGATGAGGtgttatgaataaagctttaGGACTGACCAAGGACAGTTCATGTAGCAGGGGCAACCTAGCCATGTAAGATCTCATCAACCCTGCCCAACTCAGGGCAATAATCTGTTGGATAAGGTGGAGAAGGTGAGAAGGAAGAGTGTAGAGAATCAAACctagaaaggaaggagaagagaaaagacattATTCAGACTGGAAGGAAACGAAGGGAGTGGAAATAGTCTCCAGGGCACTGAGAAGTGCTGTTCTCGTTATGAAAGCAACAGAGTTCAAACCACAGGAAGCCTCACAGGCATAGTGAGTAAGCAATAAAGATTTTGGCCAACCATCTGGCTGATAGTCCATGATGCATGTTGAATGATTAATAGAAGTATTGTGACAGTTGATGATAGCACAGAACCTTTCTCTGTCACTATAAGTTCATGAATAAGTCACTTGcacttcttatttaaaaaaaaaatcttagaaaacttTAGATTGTTTCTAAAGTCCATACCATCTTAGAACTTCTGAAGAATGCAGATGAACTTCCCTAATGGGCCAATGGCTGAGACGCTGCACTCCCATCGCAGGTAGCCAAGGTTCAAACcttggtcaggtaactagatcctaCTTGCCTCAACTAAGTGTTCTcataccacaactaaaaatcCCCCATACCacaaaacaaagattgaaaatcttgagtgccacaactgagatccaggacagccaagtaaataaataaaaataaacaaatatttaaaaaaaacagattggAGACAATCTTCCTTGGATATCTCTGGTACTAAATGGAAATTTCTCCCCTTCTGTGTCAACCCATACAGAAGTGGCACAGTCATAGTCTGGTTTCATGGGAGCCAGGCATGAGGAAGCCCTCAACTTGGAGGTGAGGGCTGTGCACATCAGTTATTCCAACAGTTTCCCATTCCAGGATTTCCATGAATTTATAATGTTCACTGTTTGCACTGTAATTTCAGGGCTTAATGCTAAAGTCTATGAAAACAATGAATTCTCTGAGTTGGTACCAGAGGATGTGGATAAAGCCAAGTCAAATTTGGACCACCTCTGTGCATCACAGAGACAGTAGTgtgatagtaaaaaaaaagagcagagaaaaaatACTCCCTAGAATACCTGGTAAGATGGATAGTGAGAGGGGTTAGTCTAAACCACAGGAACACCAAGTGATGGCCTCTCTCCTCTTGAAGGCTAACCAAGAGGATGATGAATGAGGATCCAGTTCCTATTTGTGGCTTGTACACTCACAAGTTTCCAGAATGGATAGTTTTAGGAGAAGATGTAGCTGAATGAGAAGGATATTTTTCTTCCCCTGGGTTCCTTAAGCCAACAAGAAGATGTTCTCAGTGGAAGATACCTGAAAGGCATTCTTTTTAACACTGGAGCAAAGCCACGGGTATAAGTAAGGTTTCATGTGGTTCCTTCAACTTTCCCTTAGAAGATGCATAGGTGGGGCTTCTGAGCAAGGAAATATTCCTATAGTCCTTCTGTCAAAGGGGTGACTTCTGACTCTGCCTCTAGGATAACAATGGCTAGAGGGACTTTATCTCAGCTTTAGACCTTGGAGAGTGTCTAAAGGGATCCCTGGAGATGCCCTTAGGATGGAGGCTTGCTCTGATCTGAATGAGTTCTCCAGGGCCAGCTATTTCTTCCCTGTATTAGTCTCGTTTCAGAGAGTTGCATCATCTAAGAGGTACCCTTGGGTggccaataatttttaaagaaaaaatataatagagtTCTAAGGTTTCTTATTTCAAAGCTTGGAATTCCtacccctcttccctccctccttccattctttctcattttgttacactttaattttgtttttttcatttatttttattagttggaggctaattactttacaatattgtagtggtttttgtcatacattgacatgaattagccatggatttacatgtattccccatcccgatcccccctcccactgccctctctacccgatccctctgggtcttcccagtgcaccaggcccacgAGCACTTgtccatgcatccaacctgggctggtgatctgtttcaccctagataatatacatgtttcgatgctgttctcttgaaacatcccaccctcaccttctcccacagagtccaaaagtctgttctgtgcatctgtgtctctttttctgttttgcatatagggttatcacacactttaaataatatttatggttataaaaataaaatgatgaaacatTTAAGATGAAAAAAGGTATTGAAGTTCTTTTATACACTTCTATATAACCAAGAGATCActgaacaaatttaaaaaaaaataaaaaaatacctagaagcaaatgacaataaaaacatgaTGACCCAAAGCCTCTGGGATGCAGCAAAACACTTCTAAGAGAGAAGTTGATAGCAACACAATCCTACCTCTAGAAATGAGAAATACATCATACAAGCATCCTAACCTCACATCTACAGcatctagaaaaagaagaatgaaaacccTCCTACAGTTAGTAGAAGTAAAGCAATCATAAAagtaagagcagaaataaatgaaatagaaatgaagaaaaagaaaacaaagatcaataagactaaaagctagttctttgagaagataagcaaaattgataaaccattagccagactcataaagaaaaaaaaggagaggactcaaatcaataaaattaggaatgaaaatggagaagttatagcagacaatgcagaaatacaaaataccctaagagactactaccagcaactatatgctaatTAAACGGGCAACcttaaagaaacagacaaattcttagaaaagtacaaccttctgaaatgaaccaggaagaaacagaaaatatgagcaGATCagtcacaagcactgaaatggaaactatgaaaaaaatcttccaacaaacaaaggCTCAGGGTCAGAAGCTTTcataggtgaattctatcaaaagtttagaaaaaagctaacacctatccttaaACTCTTTCATTAAATTACAAAGGGAataacactcccaaactcattctacaaggccaccgtcaccctgatatcaaaacaagacaaagaaaccacaaaaaaagaattacagGCCCGTATCACTGATGAACTGGATatagaacaaaggactggttcaaaatgggaaaggagtatgccaaggctgtatatggttagcctgcttatttaacttatatgcagagtacatcatgctaaatgctgggctggatgaagcagaaactggaatcaagattgctgggagaaatataaaaagcctcagatatgcagatgacaccatcctaatggcagaaagcaaagaggaactaaagaacctcttgatgaaggtgaaagaagagaatgaaaaagctggcttaaaattcaacattcagaaaatgaagcccatggcatctggtcccatcacttcatggcaaatagatggggaaacaatggaaagtgacagactttattttcttgggctccaaaatcacttcagatggtgactgctgtcatgaaattaaaagacgcttgttccttgggaaaaaactatgacaaatctaaacagtgtaataaaaagcagagacatcactttgccaacaaaggtctgtctaatcaaagctatggtttttcaagtagtcatgtacagatctgagagttggaccataaagaatgttgagggccaatgaattgatgcttttgaactgtggtgctggagaagattcttgagagtctcttggactgcaaggagatccaaccagtcaatcctaaaggaaatcagtcctgaatattcattggaaggactgatgttgaagctgaaactccgatcctttggccacctgatgggaagagctgactcattggaaaagaccctgatgctgagaaagattgaaagcaggagaagacaggggaaaacagaggatgaggtggttggatggtatcactgactcaatggacatgaatttgagcaaactccaggagatattgaaagacaggcgtgctgcagttcatggggtcgcaaagagttggacatgacctagcaactgaacaacaacaatcactgATGaccacagatgcaaaaattcttaacaaaatactaATAAACTGAATCCatcaacacattaaaaggatcatataccataatcaagtgggatttatgccagggatgcaaggattcttcaatatatgcaaattaatcaatgtgatataccatattaacaaactgaaagataaaaacgaTATAACCTCAttaaatgcagaaaaatctttggaaaaaatCCAACACCTATTTATGGTTGCTTCTGTTTTTAAGGTTGAATTACGTTACTTTGAGTATATGCCACATTTAGCTTATACATTTGCTCCTGTGgttaatgctgctatgaatataagTGTACCTATATCTTTTCTAGTCCCTGCTTTAAGTCTTTTGAGTATATACCCTTATGTGGAATTGATTGATCATACTTTAATTCTTTGTTTAAGTTTTTCAAGATTggccatactattttccacagtggccgaACCATCTTACTTTATTCCTTCTATGGTCAATAATATGGCTATTTATGGATGtattccattttgtttatccctttatccattgatggacatttgccTTGTTTCTACCTATTGGCTATCGTGAACAGTGCTGTTATCAATATATCTGTACGTCTGTTATCATTTCTTTGGgggtatatatctaggagtggagTTGTTGAACCATATGTTAATTGTATACTTATAGTCTTAACCTAGGCtgcatcttttccattttttcaaataatgtttaAAGCTTCTAATTTCTGCACACTGTTGCCAACCTAtgttatttttagatttcttgaTTTTAACCATTATAGAATATGTGAAGGAATTGTTGcattgctgttttaatttgcatttccatcatGACTAATGTTGTTTGACATGTTTTCTTGTTGACTATTTATATGTCTTGTGTGGAGAATGGTCTATtgaaatcatttattcatttttaaacttgGATTGTTTGTCTTTATGTTGACAAATTGCAAAAGTTCTTGATATACTCTGGATAATCATACATCAGATAAATAATGTGCAAATACTTTCTTAAATACTGTGAGCTatattttcactttctgatttGTAACTTTTGATGcaaaaaggtttttaattttgaggaaatccattttatctattttttctttcattgcttgtGCTTTGCTCTCAAGTCTAAGAAGTCACCACTAAATTCAGGATTCATCCCAATGTTTTATTGGAGCATTTATAGAGTCATCCTTTGGTATCTGTGGAGCATTGGTTCAAAGACATCCAGGCACATCAAAATCCATGTGTGCTGAAGTCTcttatgtaaaatggtatagtattTCCATATAACACAGGCACATCTTCCTATTTGCTTTAAATAATTTCTGGATTACTTATGCCAgctaatataatgtaaatgctatataaatattataattacaatgtaaatactatgtaaatatttgCTGGTAAATGGCAAATTctagttttactttttgaaacattgtaatttctttttcctaatattttcaaTCTGGAGTTGGTTGAGTCCATGGATGTGGAACCTGTGGATATGGTGTGTtggttgtcattttatttattaacgtTCaagctttttatgtattttgagttactttttgtatATGGTAGGAGGAAAGGGTTCAATTTCATGTGGATAGAAAATTGCCCAGCACTATTTGTTAAAAACACCATTTTCCTACAAGTTAATATTGTTAACTGTTGTCTAAAATCAGTTCACCATAGATGGTGGGTTCATTTCTGGGATCTCCAACCCATTTCATTCATCTATATGTATGTCTTTATGCCTCATAGTCTCCTagtgttttatttgctattgCTTTGTATTAACACGTAAAAATGGGAAGAGTGAACCTCcaggtttgattttctttttgagagTGCCTACTCCTGTGACAATCTTCTTTTTTGGTGTCAAGCACACCTCTCGCTTCATTGTCTTGGATTCCACATCAACTGTGGGACTTGATAATACTGAGCAAGAGGCTGTTAGAAATTTTCATCATCACTAAATTCTCAGATAGCTTATTGAAGTTCACAGGGAGATAGTCTGAGCTCTTTGGGGATCTT carries:
- the LOC110142279 gene encoding olfactory receptor 8S1-like, with amino-acid sequence MEVGNTTRVTVFVLQGLSNNPQIQVVLFVIFLVIYLLILTVNLLMLLVIRTDSQLHTPMYFFLSQLSFLDAFYSSVIVPKLLENLLSKQKTISLLECFTQISLVIFSGGTETCLLSVMAYDRYQAVCHPLLYVVTMNKKICIGLVGASWAIGMGTGLLNTILLAQQDFCGPNLIRSFACEFPPVLLLACSDPYMSIASILTTMVVLGLGTFVLVLVSYTHIIMTALGITSVSGQNKIFSTCSSHVLVVTIFYGSGIFRYMTPASGSALEQVLSMQYSVVTPLLNPLIYSLKNQEVKAALRRMLTRKPRLTF